A genomic segment from Drosophila miranda strain MSH22 chromosome 3, D.miranda_PacBio2.1, whole genome shotgun sequence encodes:
- the LOC108159420 gene encoding uncharacterized protein LOC108159420, translating into MWRILFLIHVGLAGIWATDYELLLEDPDIFAPCTEARPGTMFIRDAINFDKLTVEQDPDTIHISGNATTNWDLQPNDRIAAKFALFHYQRGNWEPTVFTMATQDFCAIMYDKDQYWFKYWTTFVTNRQEVEQDCIKKAGTTLIHEPFHLRLMLTNIRGATLHGRYKTVISFEAFDEKNVPRPNSVCFEIRGEAEKVKK; encoded by the exons ATGTGGCGAATATTGTTTCTGATCCACGTGGGACTGGCCGGAATCTGGGCCACCGACTACGAACTGCTGCTCGAGGATCCGGACATATTCGCGCCATGCACCGAAGCCCGCCCCGGGACAATGTTCATCCGCGACGCCATCAATTTCGATAAATTGACTGTCGAACAGGATCCCGACACCATACACATATCGGGAAATGCCACCACCAACTGGGACCTGCAGCCCAACGATCGCATAGCC GCCAAGTTCGCCTTGTTCCACTACCAGCGGGGAAACTGGGAGCCGACTGTCTTTACCATGGCCACGCAGGACTTTTGCGCCATCATGTACGACAAGGACCAGTATTGGTTCAAGTACTGGACGACGTTTGTCACAAATCGCCAGGAAGTGGAACAGGATTGCATCAAAAAAGCTGGT ACCACGCTCATCCATGAGCCCTTCCATCTGAGGCTGATGCTCACGAACATTCGGGGCGCCACTCTGCACGGACGCTACAAAACGGTCATCAGCTTCGAGGCTTTCGACGAGAAGAATGTCCCGCGACCCAATAGTGTCTGCTTTGAAATCAGGGGCGAAGCTGAAAAGGTGAAGAAGTGA
- the LOC117187710 gene encoding uncharacterized protein LOC117187710 has translation MLTHPKCLFVVLQLSFVCLSRAIEYEFLLEKDGLMAPCENHPGNPSGFDALFDMSILNITQKAESTLQLTGDTVIVWQDVEPSDTITLFGQIYQFEQGNWQKTMFSASSKDFCKNMFEKNQYWYKFWTQNIINSKDVRKTCINTRGSLVKHESFEVDLKASVNVPNLGGRYKLVVLFEAFDKSNVKRPVSICSEFRGIVRRV, from the exons ATGTTGACCCATCCAAAGTGCCTGTTCGTAGTGCTCCAGCTGAGTTTCGTCTGCCTATCTCGGGCGATCGAGTACGAGTTCCTCCTGGAAAAGGATGGTCTGATGGCGCCGTGCGAGAATCATCCGGGCAACCCTTCAGGCTTTGATGCCCTCTTCGACATGTCCATATTGAACATAACGCAGAAGGCAGAGTCCACTCTACAATTGACCGGAGATACCGTGATCGTGTGGCAGGATGTCGAGCCGAGCGATACCATAACG CTGTTCGGACAAATCTACCAATTCGAGCAAGGCAACTGGCAGAAGACGATGTTCTCGGCTAGCAGCAAGGACTTTTGCAAGAACATGTTCGAGAAGAATCAATACTGGTACAAGTTCTGGACGCAGAACATCATCAACTCCAAGGACGTCAGGAAAACTTGCATCAATACCCGCGGC TCCCTGGTGAAGCACGAGTCCTTCGAGGTGGATCTGAAGGCCAGTGTGAACGTGCCCAATCTGGGAGGTCGCTACAAGCTGGTGGTCCTGTTCGAGGCCTTCGACAAGAGCAACGTGAAGCGTCCGGTGTCGATTTGCAGCGAGTTCCGCGGTATAGTCCGAAGAGTCTAA
- the LOC108157930 gene encoding uncharacterized protein LOC108157930, which produces MEHQEDSKEKCRSHDWWAEFCQDSAVHGMPYLARRDLHWVERLFWLAMILASAYYAISSCYSQWERFRNNPIVYEYEYLFALRNFTFIGLTFCTTYETEEQVAKLIRDTWAVDPTQDPAKAAYYKEFLYVLNRLRYNNLETLKPFENDTTLSNLAYVDMLLALQEKVLPSPRPVLMAPIITEVGLCQSTSQLTRYGNPYGRLETLNVTPVRQCGFFNECQFMHKPFNSIQTHVFLYMHDVNELMLPHDRRTITFDAKTKSSYVLKLLISSISADREVRNLPVAYRKCRYHDENNLRYYSVSFHQGRLVLERDSQALISLCVQPYHPSLCRLECRINWALSMCHCKPFFYAAAPQAPICNVTGMLCLAESNWLERPCHCFSLCRETTYSIIEEYEQSGGDQSYVGEQFERTIIIKLELPKMGMKRRVVFSTDQLIMSFGGAIGLFLGASFMTFYGLIHLFLHFLVVQCKCRPRIPLDRAPDGKRKWFTFRKP; this is translated from the exons ATGGAACACCAGGAGGATAGCAAGGAAAAGTGCCGGTCGCACGACTGGTGGGCCGAGTTCTGTCAGGACTCGGCCGTCCACGGCATGCCGTATTTGGCTAGGCGGGACCTGCACTGGGTGGAGCGCCTCTTCTGGCTGGCCATGATCCTGGCCTCGGCCTACTACGCCATCAGCAGCTGCTACTCGCAGTGGGAGCGGTTCCGCAACAATCCGATTgtctacgagtacgagtatctcTTCGCACTGCGCAACTTCACCTTTATCGGGCTCACATTCTGTACGACTTACGAGACGGAGGAGCAGGTGGCGAAGCTCATCAGAGA CACTTGGGCAGTGGATCCCACTCAGGACCCCGCCAAGGCGGCTTACTACAAAGAGTTCCTTTATGTGCTGAATCGCTTGCGGTACAACAATTTGGAGACCCTGAAGCCCTTCGAGAACGACACCACTCTGAGCAATCTCGCCTATGTGGACATGCTGCTGGCGCTGCAGGAGAAAGTCCTGCCCAGTCCCAGGCCTGTCCTCATGGCGCCTATCATCACGGAGGTGGGTCTCTGCCAGTCCACGAGCCAATTGACGCGCTACGGCAATCCCTATGGCAGGCT AGAAACCCTGAACGTAACGCCTGTGCGGCAGTGCGGCTTCTTCAACGAATGCCAGTTCATGCACAAGCCCTTCAACAGCATCCAGACCCATGTGTTTCTG TATATGCACGATGTCAATGAACTGATGCTGCCCCACGACCGACGCACCATCACCTTCGATGCCAAGACCAAGAGCTCCTACGTCCTCAAGCTGCTGATCAGCTCCATTTCGGCGGACAGGGAAGTGCGCAACCTGCCGGTGGCCTATCGGAAGTGTCGCTATCACGACGAGAACAATCTCCGGTACTACAGCGTGAGTTTCCATCAAGGTCGGCTCGTTCTTGAACGGGATTCCCAAGCCCTGATCTCTCTCTGTGTACAGCCCTACCATCCGAGCCTGTGTCGTCTTGAGTGCCGCATCAACTGGGCCCTGAGCATGTGCCATTGCAAGCCCTTCTTTTATGCGGCTGCCCCACAGGCCCCCATCTGCAATGTGACCGGAATGCTCTGCCTGGCCGAATCCAATTGGCTGGAAAGGCCCTGCCACTGCTTCTCCCTGTGTCGAGAGACAACGTACAGCATCATCGAGGAGTACGAACAGAGCGGA GGCGATCAGAGCTACGTGGGCGAGCAGTTCGAGCGGACGATCATTATTAAGCTGGAACTGCCCAAGATGGGGATGAAGCGTCGCGTGGTCTTCAGCACGGATCAGCTGATCATGTCCTTTGGCGGAGCCATCGGCCTATTTCTAGGCGCTAGCTTCATGACCTTCTATGGTCTGATACATCTGTTCTTGCACTTTCTAGTGGTCCAATGCAAATGCCGGCCCAGGATCCCCCTAGACCGTGCTCCGGATGGGAAAAGAAAGTGGTTCACCTTTAGGAAGCCATAA